One genomic window of Ktedonobacterales bacterium includes the following:
- the nuoK gene encoding NADH-quinone oxidoreductase subunit NuoK, protein MPPDQPTGYLIVSAVLFTIGVVGVLVRRNPLIMFMSIELMLNAVNLSFMTFARYLDSVDGWIFVFLVLTVAAAEVVVGLAIIVSIFRARRDINIDELDSMKG, encoded by the coding sequence ATGCCTCCAGATCAACCAACAGGCTATTTAATTGTCAGCGCCGTGTTGTTCACGATTGGCGTCGTGGGCGTGCTGGTGCGGCGCAACCCGCTGATTATGTTCATGTCAATTGAGTTGATGCTCAACGCCGTGAACCTGTCCTTTATGACCTTCGCCCGCTACCTTGATTCGGTGGACGGCTGGATTTTCGTCTTTCTCGTCCTGACGGTGGCCGCCGCCGAAGTCGTCGTGGGTCTGGCAATCATCGTCTCGATCTTCCGCGCGCGCCGCGACATCAACATTGACGAGCTAGATTCCATGAAGGGGTGA
- the nuoL gene encoding NADH-quinone oxidoreductase subunit L, with product MQVFDLTPLVLLLPLLGFLIIASLRLFNAHERTEMITWIGCGSIALAFLCALFSFLTLINSVTQADDLSLWNWVVSGNLGIDLGLRLDPLSGVMLLVVTGVGFLIHVYSAGYMHGDPGYWRYYSFLNFFIFAMALLVTANNFLFLLIGWAAVGLASYLLIGFWYQRPSAVAAAKKAFVVNVIGDFGLMLAIFLLYNKFGTLAYNGILFSGPDSTAAAPQAFGVNDPMLIAITLLLFLACAAKSAQLPLHVWLPDAMEGPTPVSALIHAATMVTAGVYLVARASNLFQYAPTSLWVVAGIGAGTAIFAASVGLVQNDIKRVLAYSTISQLGYMFMAEGAGNSSAGIFHLTTHAYFKALLFMCAGAVIHTLDGEQDIRKMGGLRARMPWTYWTFLIGGLAITGIVPFAGFWSKDAILGSLLALGTAPGGNPWYLVLYGVGLATAILTGFYIFRVIFVVFHGSYRGGEAPTGAQAEGQARKLRRGNPLARVHEAPWIMLAPMVVLAILSTIGGLYGTPWTDALGQFLTPVLGNGFKLDAFTLQDGMLWISFGAGLAAGLIGIGVAASLYVWRTPRLQPMRNFIYQTLLHKYWLDELYDWVIVKPIVGASRLANRFIEGDALDGGSRGLAWLVGKTSVGLRTVQSGYVRNYALVFLLGAILILLYYIARP from the coding sequence ATGCAGGTCTTTGACTTAACGCCGCTGGTCCTCTTGCTGCCCCTGCTGGGGTTTCTCATCATCGCCAGCCTGCGACTCTTCAACGCGCACGAGCGCACCGAGATGATCACCTGGATCGGCTGCGGCTCGATTGCGCTGGCCTTTCTCTGCGCTCTTTTCAGCTTTCTGACGCTGATTAACTCCGTCACGCAGGCCGATGATCTCTCGCTCTGGAACTGGGTTGTCTCCGGCAACCTGGGCATTGACCTGGGCCTGCGGCTGGACCCGCTCTCCGGCGTGATGCTGCTGGTCGTCACGGGCGTGGGCTTTCTCATTCACGTCTATTCCGCTGGCTATATGCACGGCGACCCCGGCTACTGGCGTTACTACTCGTTTCTCAACTTCTTCATCTTTGCGATGGCGCTGCTGGTCACGGCCAACAACTTCCTGTTCCTGTTGATCGGCTGGGCCGCCGTTGGCCTGGCCTCGTACCTGCTCATCGGCTTCTGGTATCAGCGGCCCTCGGCGGTTGCGGCGGCCAAGAAAGCCTTTGTCGTCAATGTCATTGGCGACTTTGGCCTGATGCTCGCCATCTTCCTGCTGTATAACAAGTTTGGCACGCTGGCCTATAACGGCATCCTCTTCAGCGGCCCCGACTCGACCGCTGCCGCGCCGCAAGCCTTCGGTGTCAATGACCCGATGCTGATCGCCATTACCCTGCTGCTCTTCCTGGCCTGCGCCGCGAAATCGGCCCAGCTTCCGCTGCACGTCTGGCTGCCAGACGCGATGGAAGGCCCAACGCCGGTCAGCGCGCTGATCCATGCCGCTACGATGGTCACAGCGGGCGTCTATCTGGTCGCGCGGGCCAGCAACCTCTTCCAATACGCGCCCACCAGCCTCTGGGTCGTGGCAGGCATTGGCGCGGGGACCGCGATTTTCGCGGCCAGCGTCGGCCTGGTGCAGAACGACATCAAGCGCGTCCTGGCCTATTCGACCATCAGCCAGCTTGGCTATATGTTTATGGCCGAGGGCGCGGGCAACTCTTCCGCCGGTATCTTCCATCTGACCACGCACGCCTACTTCAAGGCGCTGCTTTTTATGTGCGCGGGCGCGGTCATTCACACCCTGGACGGCGAGCAGGATATTCGCAAGATGGGCGGCCTGCGGGCGCGCATGCCCTGGACCTACTGGACGTTTCTCATCGGCGGCCTGGCGATTACGGGCATCGTCCCCTTTGCGGGCTTCTGGAGCAAAGACGCCATCCTGGGGAGCCTGCTGGCGCTCGGGACCGCTCCTGGCGGCAATCCCTGGTATCTGGTACTCTATGGCGTGGGACTGGCAACCGCCATCCTCACCGGCTTCTACATCTTCCGCGTGATTTTTGTGGTCTTTCACGGCAGCTATCGCGGCGGCGAAGCGCCGACTGGAGCGCAGGCCGAGGGGCAGGCGCGAAAGCTCCGGCGCGGCAATCCGCTGGCGCGCGTTCACGAAGCGCCCTGGATTATGCTCGCGCCGATGGTTGTTCTGGCGATTCTCTCCACCATTGGCGGCCTCTATGGAACGCCCTGGACTGACGCGCTGGGGCAATTCCTCACGCCCGTCCTGGGCAACGGCTTCAAGCTGGACGCTTTTACGCTTCAGGATGGGATGCTGTGGATTTCCTTTGGCGCGGGCCTGGCCGCAGGGCTGATCGGCATTGGCGTGGCCGCCTCTCTGTATGTCTGGCGCACACCGCGCCTCCAGCCCATGCGCAACTTCATCTATCAGACGCTGCTGCATAAATACTGGCTCGATGAACTCTATGATTGGGTGATCGTCAAACCCATCGTGGGCGCGAGCAGGCTGGCGAATCGCTTTATCGAGGGCGACGCGCTGGATGGCGGTAGTCGCGGCCTGGCCTGGCTGGTAGGAAAGACGAGCGTTGGCCTGCGCACCGTCCAATCGGGCTACGTGCGCAACTACGCGCTCGTTTTCTTGCTCGGCGCGATCCTCATTCTTTTGTACTATATTGCAAGACCCTGA
- a CDS encoding NADH-quinone oxidoreductase subunit M: protein MIQFPLLSVIIFLPLVAGVILLCLPSSWAKPWALLWAIVNLILAIIMTARFDGSQPGFQGTETIPNWIPGLGISYSVGVDGISLFLVGLTTLMTTIAIGASLWSINARVKEYMALMLLLETGVLGVFLATNLFLFYVFWEVMLIPAYFLIGSWGGPRRVYAAIKFVLYTAVGSLLMLVGIITLGVIHQFNGGPNASFTLDLAQVMNTPLTNTEGILIFLAFFAAFAVKVGLVPLHSWLPDAYAEAPTPVTIMLASVMTKTAAYGFIRFCVGLLPAATHTLVPLMEILAVISILYGAAQALVQPDFKRLIAYSSISHLGVVILGIFALNSQGLEGGVLQMVNHGITIGALFLIAGYIEARTGSRKLEDYGGQALRWPLLSVVFLIAALSALGLPGLNSFAGEFLALLGAFRANIVYGTLGTLVVIPAAWYLLRFFQSVMHGPAPERGPVVAAERKGLAGDLRQRELVVLLPLLLLIFYLGFFPGQLTNAMQSSVGHLPGVQTTSAPAPITVYHTPLSAGNGHTQQHTSVLVSDGGA from the coding sequence ATGATACAGTTTCCGCTCCTTTCCGTCATTATCTTCTTGCCTCTGGTGGCCGGAGTCATCTTGCTCTGCCTGCCGTCGAGTTGGGCAAAGCCCTGGGCGCTGCTCTGGGCCATCGTCAATCTCATTCTGGCGATCATCATGACCGCTCGCTTCGACGGGAGCCAGCCCGGCTTTCAGGGGACCGAAACGATCCCCAACTGGATTCCTGGCCTGGGTATCAGCTACAGCGTCGGCGTGGATGGTATCAGCCTCTTCCTGGTTGGCCTGACCACGCTGATGACCACCATTGCCATTGGCGCGTCGCTCTGGAGCATCAACGCTCGCGTCAAAGAGTATATGGCGCTGATGCTCCTGCTGGAAACCGGCGTGCTGGGCGTCTTCCTGGCTACCAATCTCTTCCTGTTCTACGTCTTCTGGGAAGTGATGCTCATCCCGGCCTATTTCCTGATCGGTTCCTGGGGCGGGCCGCGCCGTGTCTACGCCGCGATCAAGTTTGTGCTGTACACGGCGGTGGGCAGCCTGCTGATGCTGGTGGGCATTATCACGCTGGGCGTCATTCACCAGTTCAACGGTGGGCCAAATGCCAGCTTCACCCTTGATCTGGCGCAGGTGATGAACACTCCGCTGACCAACACCGAAGGGATTTTGATCTTCCTGGCCTTCTTTGCCGCTTTCGCCGTCAAAGTGGGCCTGGTTCCGCTGCACTCCTGGCTGCCTGATGCCTACGCCGAAGCGCCCACGCCCGTCACCATCATGCTCGCCAGCGTCATGACCAAGACCGCCGCCTATGGCTTTATCCGCTTCTGTGTCGGTCTGCTGCCCGCCGCGACGCATACGCTGGTCCCGCTGATGGAGATTCTGGCGGTGATCAGCATCCTCTATGGCGCGGCGCAGGCGCTGGTCCAGCCCGATTTCAAGCGGCTGATCGCCTATTCCAGCATCAGCCATCTTGGGGTCGTGATCCTGGGCATTTTTGCGCTCAACAGCCAGGGATTGGAGGGCGGCGTCTTGCAGATGGTCAATCACGGCATCACCATCGGCGCGCTCTTCTTGATTGCGGGCTACATAGAGGCGCGGACCGGCTCGCGCAAGCTGGAAGATTATGGCGGGCAGGCGCTGCGCTGGCCGCTGCTCTCGGTGGTTTTCTTGATTGCCGCGCTTTCCGCGCTGGGTCTGCCAGGGTTGAACAGCTTCGCGGGCGAGTTCCTGGCGCTGCTGGGCGCGTTCCGCGCCAACATCGTCTACGGCACGCTGGGGACGCTGGTCGTCATACCTGCCGCCTGGTATCTGCTGCGCTTTTTCCAGAGCGTCATGCACGGACCCGCGCCAGAGCGTGGGCCAGTGGTGGCCGCCGAGCGCAAGGGTCTGGCGGGCGATCTGCGGCAGCGCGAACTGGTTGTGCTGCTGCCGCTGCTGCTGCTCATCTTTTATCTTGGTTTTTTCCCCGGACAGTTGACCAACGCCATGCAGAGCAGCGTCGGCCATCTGCCCGGCGTGCAGACCACCAGCGCGCCAGCACCGATAACCGTCTATCACACGCCGCTGAGCGCCGGGAACGGCCACACTCAGCAGCATACCTCTGTTCTTGTCTCTGATGGAGGCGCCTGA